The bacterium genomic sequence TCGAAAACCGCTTTGGCGGTATCCACCACCTTCCAGACAATGACCGCGGCGATCTCGATGGGATTCCCGGCCGCGTCGTTGACTTTGAGCTTTTCACTGTTAAAATTGCGCATGCGCAGGGAGATCATCCGTTTGAGCGTGAACGGATTGGTCCAGCTCAGGCCGGTTTGCCGCACAGTCCCCACATACCTACCGAAAAACATCAGCACGCGAGCCTGATTCGGCGCGATGACAAAAAAGCCGGGCAGGAGAAGGCCTACCAGCAGAAAGGAGACCACGATCCAGAACGGCTGGAGTCGTATGATCATCCAAATCCCAAAGGCGACAAGCAGGATCACCAGTAAAAGCATGGGAAAGCCGTTGATGCTCCAACCTTGTTTTTCCTTGCAAGAGTTCATAAATCCTCCTTTGATATTATTTTGATATCATAAATATATTAATCGGAAACATCAAAGGCAAGGACTTTTTACAAATTTAAAACGCTTCCCCCGAGGCCGGCAGGGGAGAGCGTTAAATAGGGGGGGACAGGGAACAAGGCGGGAAAGGGGAAAGCACAGAGTGGCCGCAACGCAGCAGTTGCGGAAAGGGCGGAGGTCAGCGCCGGCTCATCTCCTGGTACACTTCATGATAGAAAAGGGCGTTGTCCACCGGCGTGTTGGCGGGAATGTGGTTGCCCACGGCCATTATAAAGCCCGGGTGGGGTTTGCCGATCTCCATGCACCGTTTGACCTCGTCGCGGATGTCCTCCCTGCTGCCGGACAGCAGAACGCGGGTGTCGGCATTGCCGATAAAGCTGATACGGTCTCCATAACTCTGTGCAGCTCTTGCCATGTCGGTAAAGGGTTCCATGACCAAACCGTGGACCCCGCAGGCAACCAGGTCGTCGATAAACAGCGTATAATCTCCGTCAGAAGTGAACAGGATGATCTTTCCCGCCTGCCGCAGAGGCTCAAACAGAGCGCGATAGGCGGGAAAGAGAAAGCGGCGGTACCAATCAGGATGCAGGAAGGGGCCGCTGCTCCAGACAAAATCATCATGGATCATCACCACCGGCGCTTTTGCATCAGCCAGGGCGTTAAAATAGGGTTGGATCCAGCTGCTGTACCGGTTCGCCAACGCGCCAAAACGTTCTCCGGAGGTTCCGGCTGCGACCAGGAGTTCCTCCCAACCGAAGAGATAGATCAGGCCGGAGATGAGCGTGATGTAAATGCCGGTCATGTTGACCGCATCAGGGGTCTGGCGGCATTGTTCCGCGTAATGGCTGTCGAAGCGAGTGACCATGGCATAGTGATCCGGTGTGCCGAACAGCTGTTTCGGGTCTAAGTTCAGAATTTGCTCCGGTTCGGTCCACCTTGCGGCGCCGGCGGGAAGATAATCCTGGCCGCCGTGCGCATACACCGCGTGGCCCATCTCAGTATACTGTTCGCCGAATTGCTCCCGGCTGATGGCGACGCTCCACACCAGGTCATAGTTCCAGGCTTTGCGGAACGCGGCGGAGGCCTGCGCCTGCAGGTCCGGCGAACTGTCGGCAGATACCTTGAGGCCGGTGACAGCTTGAACCAGGGGCCAGTGTTGGTCGGCTGAATATTCGGTGCGCGGCACCCTTGATGTGGATTGCAGGTGCAGTGCCGCCCACCCGTTTTGATGCGACATGGGTGTTCTTTCTTATTTAGAATGCGTAGACCGGCGCAGGGAGAACGGCTGGCGTTTATTGTGTCTTGATCAGCAAACGGTCATAGATATATAATCCCACTAAAGAAACCACGCCCATGGCGGCGACGATCAACCACATCAGGGTGGTTTGCGGCGGCAGCCCCTGTGCCGCCGGATTTTTGACCAGATTGGTGAACAGAATGCCGCCAAGGGGTGCGCCCACGATGGTGCCCAGGGCCAGTGGAAGGTTTGAGTAGCCCAGATACAAGCCTTCTTGTCCTTTGGGCGCAATGGAACCGATATATTGGTAGATACGGGGCGACGCCAGCATCTCGCCGATCGCCATAGAGGCCAGGGAGATCAGGATGAACAGACCGGCTGCCGGCAGCACAAACGCGCCCAGATCGATGGGCGTCCGGGCATCCTGATGCAACAGGGTTGGAACGATGTTGAGCACCATGCCGATCACTGTGACAATCACGCCGGCCATGATGGATTTCACCGATGTCCAGGATTTAGACAGGCGGGTGATCACCAATTGGAAACAGACGATCATGACTGGATTCATCAGCGTATACAACTCCACCGGCGCGTCGGGATCCACAAAACGCAAGTAAAGTGGAATCAGATTATAGATCTGTACATAGATAAACCAGAAAAAGCCGATGACCACCAGAAAGAAAACGAAGCGAATGTTTTTCAACACCGTGATCATGCCGATCAGCGCCTGGCGTACTGTTTTGGGTTTGGCGCCGGCCTCTGTGACTGTTTGGTACTGCGGTTCTTGATAGATCAGCAGTGTGACGGCCAGACCGATCAGTGCGGCGGTAGTGGCCACATAGGCAAAGATGGCAGGGATGCCAAAGGAGGTGCGGACAAAGTAGGATGCGGTGCGTCCGGTCATGGAGCCGATGTTGATCACCATGTAGAAAATACCGAACCCCAGGGTGGCCAGGTGGCCCGAGGTTTTTTGCACCGTGCCTGAGATGACCGGCTTGACGAAAGAGCCGCCGACGCCGATGAGCACGATGCCGATGACCACGGGCAGGGTGTAGTCGATGGCGGTCCCTGTCCGGCCGGACAGTCCGGGCCAGAATCGGGTCAGATTGCCCATGATCAGATAGCCCAGGGAGAGGAGAAAGAAGGCCAATGTCAGGGCTTTCTTAAAACCGAATTTATCGGCCAGCGTTCCGCTGAGGATCGGCAGAAAATAGATAAGGCCCCAGAGCAGGGTGCCGTTGAGAAAGGTAGATTTGGTCGGCGCCATTCCCAGCGTCTCGTTCAGGTAGATGACCACAAAGGAGGCCACACTGTAATAGGCGGCGCGTTCAAAGAGTTCAATGGTGTTGGCGGTCCAAAAGGTTGCGGGGAATTTTGATCTCATAGCACTCCTTTCCTTGCATGAACCGGCCGCCGGTGTAGCAGCCGGCTGAAATGGACAAGTGTACGAACTATGGCGGTTAATTGCAATTGTTTTTTCATTGCGCCGAACCGGCAAACTGCAGCCGGCCTTGATGACGTTGCCGAGAATCATAGGGATTTTGCATCATGTGTCCATGCGACC encodes the following:
- a CDS encoding peptide MFS transporter, with protein sequence MRSKFPATFWTANTIELFERAAYYSVASFVVIYLNETLGMAPTKSTFLNGTLLWGLIYFLPILSGTLADKFGFKKALTLAFFLLSLGYLIMGNLTRFWPGLSGRTGTAIDYTLPVVIGIVLIGVGGSFVKPVISGTVQKTSGHLATLGFGIFYMVINIGSMTGRTASYFVRTSFGIPAIFAYVATTAALIGLAVTLLIYQEPQYQTVTEAGAKPKTVRQALIGMITVLKNIRFVFFLVVIGFFWFIYVQIYNLIPLYLRFVDPDAPVELYTLMNPVMIVCFQLVITRLSKSWTSVKSIMAGVIVTVIGMVLNIVPTLLHQDARTPIDLGAFVLPAAGLFILISLASMAIGEMLASPRIYQYIGSIAPKGQEGLYLGYSNLPLALGTIVGAPLGGILFTNLVKNPAAQGLPPQTTLMWLIVAAMGVVSLVGLYIYDRLLIKTQ